A region of Streptomyces sp. TG1A-60 DNA encodes the following proteins:
- a CDS encoding roadblock/LC7 domain-containing protein yields MSQAAQNLNWLITNFVDNTPGVSHTVVVSADGLLLAMSEGFPRDRADQLAAVASGLTSLTAGASRIFEGGDVAQTVVEMARGFLFLMSVSDGSSLAVLAHPECDIGLVGYEMALLVDRAGAVLTPDLRAELQGSLLH; encoded by the coding sequence ATGAGCCAGGCGGCACAGAACCTCAACTGGTTGATCACCAACTTCGTGGACAACACCCCCGGGGTGTCCCACACCGTCGTCGTCTCCGCCGACGGCCTTCTACTGGCGATGTCGGAAGGTTTTCCACGCGACCGCGCCGACCAGCTCGCGGCCGTGGCCTCCGGGCTCACCTCGCTCACAGCCGGGGCGTCCCGGATCTTCGAGGGCGGGGACGTGGCCCAGACCGTGGTGGAGATGGCGCGCGGCTTCCTCTTCCTGATGTCCGTCTCGGACGGTTCGTCGCTGGCCGTACTCGCCCACCCCGAGTGCGACATCGGCCTCGTCGGTTACGAGATGGCACTGCTCGTCGACCGTGCGGGCGCCGTGCTCACACCCGACCTGCGTGCCGAGCTCCAAGGCAGTCTGCTCCACTGA
- a CDS encoding DUF742 domain-containing protein, whose amino-acid sequence MTPPTAPHDPYAEPYGDEGDQPLVRPYAMTGGRTRPRYQLALEALISTTADPAHLMGLLPEHQRICHLCREVKSVAEVSALLSMPLGVARILVADLAEAGLVAIHQPGGDENAGGAPDVTLLERVLSGLRKL is encoded by the coding sequence ATGACCCCGCCCACCGCTCCTCACGATCCGTACGCAGAGCCGTACGGAGACGAGGGCGACCAGCCGCTGGTTCGGCCATACGCCATGACCGGTGGCCGGACGCGGCCGCGTTACCAGCTCGCCCTCGAGGCGCTGATCAGTACGACGGCAGACCCCGCGCACCTGATGGGGCTGCTCCCCGAGCACCAGCGGATCTGCCACCTGTGCCGCGAGGTGAAGTCGGTGGCCGAGGTGTCGGCCCTGCTGTCCATGCCGCTCGGTGTGGCACGGATCCTTGTCGCGGACCTCGCGGAGGCCGGGCTCGTCGCGATCCACCAGCCCGGTGGCGACGAGAACGCCGGTGGCGCGCCGGACGTGACACTGCTCGAAAGGGTGCTCAGTGGACTTCGCAAGCTCTGA
- a CDS encoding ATP/GTP-binding protein, with amino-acid sequence MDFASSEPGRTTTSAKIVVAGGFGVGKTTFVGAVSEINPLRTEAVMTSASAGIDDLTHTGDKTTTTVAMDFGRITLDQDLILYLFGTPGQDRFWFMWDDLVRGAIGAVVLVDTRRLADCFPAVDYFENSGLPFVIALNGFDGHQPYNPDEVREALQIGPDAPIITTDARHRADAKSALITLVEHALMARLR; translated from the coding sequence GTGGACTTCGCAAGCTCTGAACCGGGACGGACCACCACCTCGGCGAAGATCGTGGTGGCGGGTGGCTTCGGCGTGGGCAAGACCACGTTCGTCGGGGCCGTCTCGGAGATCAACCCGCTGCGTACCGAGGCCGTCATGACGTCCGCGTCGGCGGGCATCGACGACCTCACCCACACCGGGGACAAGACGACCACCACGGTCGCCATGGACTTCGGCCGCATCACCCTGGACCAGGACCTCATCCTGTACCTGTTCGGCACCCCCGGTCAGGACCGCTTCTGGTTCATGTGGGACGACCTCGTCCGCGGCGCCATCGGGGCCGTGGTACTGGTCGACACCCGCCGTCTCGCCGACTGCTTCCCGGCGGTCGACTACTTCGAGAACAGCGGCCTGCCCTTCGTCATCGCGCTCAACGGCTTCGACGGGCACCAGCCGTACAACCCGGACGAGGTGCGTGAGGCACTCCAGATCGGACCCGACGCCCCGATCATCACCACCGACGCCCGTCACCGTGCGGACGCGAAGAGCGCGCTGATCACCCTGGTCGAGCACGCGCTGATGGCGCGCCTCCGGTAG
- a CDS encoding nitrate- and nitrite sensing domain-containing protein → MRRSKKGPEPSARGNFTPPPRGAAPAQVTGPEPTAAPAPSGSRLSPRNWRVPTRLNAILLIPVLVGLVMGGFQVKGSIDTWQEARDAEKVAKIVAAAAVYAEALLNERDLSAQPLLEGDRDSEVVKDARAFTDEKADAFHAEVVGMPAKQGLERRLRLVQEAEPKLEDIRQSAFTRAADPVQTEEDYVTVEHLLFEFTNELGLGTGNVTAYGRTVYAIALAKGAASLQRSIGTHLLVRPSEDEAIFRRQITAFTSYAYLENVAVQEYVSGGTEADASRLESVMAQKTDEGKKLAAEAAAKDPDYVAPPDSMLKMIQLIGSGASPEDLAKQGVTYESWMTASTLKFEGYSEVETDLINRAVTEAGQIASDAQRDAYINGAIVIVALLAAFIIAGIMARQMSRSMRQLRNAAFGIAEQRLPMLVDQLSRTDPGRVDTRVAPIPITSTDEIGEVARAFDQVHREAVRLAAEQALLRGNINAIFTNLSRRNQSLIEGQLTLITDLENNEADPDQLENLFKLDHLATRMRRNGENLLVLAGEEPGRRWDQPVPLVDVLRAASSEVEQYERIELSGVPEAEIHGRAVTDLVHLLAELLENATTFSSPQTKVRVTATRLPDGRVMIEIHDKGIGLTAEDFADINHKLANPPTVDAAISQRMGLFVVGRLSDRHGVRVQLRPSGEQAGTTSLVMLPDVITHGGGGEQQQQPQADQFTVSQIIPEQHPYQQPGMAPMRTAAELGFDDSRYEVPDDLRDLDPVGRSLMREERRAALESQNQNPQLPAAEAPRYGDDFQSPEPSYDNGATAYADPQRSFDQQTSYEQPQQPYDETYFGSTGGTANGNGHLPGGNDTFTATGGYPEPAYEEPVQEDHAATASTAPETYAGFEEPSYQDDWPQQQGYQSSYGSEYAPEPESAQAADVKESDRVGFDHPGPTPSAGHALTDAGLPRRGSTAGAGGTSAGAVNGRQDGAQDQPTAGGPNGDWRSANDQRWQQASQLKKPKAGGVTSSGLPRRVPKANLVEGAARTTPQGGPQISRAPEDVRGRLSNLRQGVQRGRNAGSETNGQATGNHHSGPDSTYNQER, encoded by the coding sequence GTGAGGCGAAGCAAGAAAGGTCCCGAGCCGTCGGCGCGGGGCAACTTCACCCCGCCGCCGCGCGGAGCGGCACCCGCACAAGTGACCGGACCGGAGCCGACGGCAGCTCCCGCGCCCAGCGGCAGTCGCCTCTCTCCCCGCAACTGGCGTGTGCCCACCCGCCTGAACGCGATTCTCCTCATACCCGTGCTGGTCGGCCTGGTCATGGGCGGCTTCCAGGTGAAGGGCTCGATCGACACCTGGCAGGAAGCGCGGGACGCGGAGAAGGTCGCCAAGATCGTAGCCGCCGCCGCCGTGTACGCCGAAGCGCTGCTCAACGAGCGTGACCTCTCGGCCCAGCCCCTGCTGGAGGGCGACCGGGACAGCGAGGTCGTCAAGGACGCCCGTGCCTTCACCGACGAGAAGGCCGACGCCTTCCACGCCGAGGTCGTCGGGATGCCCGCCAAACAGGGTCTGGAGCGCCGGCTGCGCCTGGTGCAGGAGGCCGAGCCGAAGCTGGAGGACATCCGGCAGTCCGCGTTCACCCGGGCCGCCGACCCGGTGCAGACCGAAGAGGACTACGTCACCGTCGAGCACCTGCTGTTCGAGTTCACCAACGAGCTCGGCCTGGGTACCGGAAACGTCACCGCGTACGGCCGTACGGTCTACGCGATCGCCCTCGCCAAGGGCGCCGCCTCGCTCCAGCGCTCGATCGGCACCCACCTGCTGGTCCGGCCCAGCGAGGACGAGGCGATCTTCCGTCGGCAGATCACCGCCTTCACCTCGTACGCCTACCTGGAGAACGTCGCCGTACAGGAGTACGTCTCCGGTGGTACCGAGGCCGACGCCTCCCGTCTCGAGTCGGTCATGGCGCAGAAGACCGACGAGGGCAAGAAGCTGGCCGCCGAGGCCGCGGCCAAGGACCCGGACTACGTCGCGCCGCCGGACAGCATGCTGAAGATGATCCAGCTGATCGGCAGCGGCGCCTCGCCCGAGGATCTCGCGAAGCAAGGCGTCACCTACGAGAGCTGGATGACGGCCTCCACGCTGAAGTTCGAGGGCTACAGCGAGGTCGAGACCGACCTGATCAACCGCGCGGTGACCGAGGCCGGCCAGATCGCCTCCGACGCCCAGCGCGACGCGTACATCAACGGCGCCATCGTCATCGTCGCCCTGCTCGCCGCGTTCATCATCGCCGGGATCATGGCCCGCCAGATGAGCCGCTCGATGCGTCAGCTGCGCAACGCCGCCTTCGGTATCGCCGAGCAGCGCCTGCCGATGCTGGTCGACCAGCTCTCGCGCACCGACCCCGGCCGGGTGGACACCCGCGTGGCACCGATCCCGATCACCTCCACGGACGAGATCGGCGAGGTCGCCCGCGCCTTCGACCAGGTCCACCGCGAGGCCGTCCGGCTCGCCGCCGAGCAGGCCCTGCTGCGGGGCAACATCAACGCGATCTTCACCAACCTCTCGCGCCGCAACCAGTCGCTGATCGAGGGCCAGCTGACCCTGATCACCGACCTGGAGAACAACGAGGCCGACCCGGACCAGCTGGAGAACCTCTTCAAGCTGGACCACCTGGCGACCCGTATGCGCCGCAACGGCGAGAACCTCCTCGTCCTCGCGGGCGAGGAGCCCGGCCGCCGCTGGGACCAGCCGGTCCCGCTGGTCGACGTGCTGCGCGCCGCCTCCTCCGAGGTGGAGCAGTACGAGCGCATCGAGCTCTCCGGCGTCCCGGAGGCCGAGATCCACGGCCGTGCCGTGACCGACCTCGTGCACCTGCTCGCCGAGCTGCTGGAGAACGCCACCACGTTCTCCTCCCCGCAGACCAAGGTGCGCGTCACCGCGACCCGTCTGCCCGACGGCCGCGTGATGATCGAGATCCACGACAAGGGCATCGGCCTCACCGCCGAGGACTTCGCGGACATCAACCACAAGCTGGCCAACCCGCCGACCGTGGACGCCGCGATATCCCAGCGCATGGGCCTGTTCGTGGTCGGTCGGCTGTCCGACCGGCACGGCGTCCGCGTCCAGCTGCGCCCCTCGGGCGAGCAGGCCGGCACGACCTCGCTGGTCATGCTCCCGGACGTCATCACGCACGGTGGCGGTGGCGAGCAGCAGCAGCAGCCGCAGGCCGACCAGTTCACCGTCTCGCAGATCATCCCGGAGCAGCACCCGTACCAGCAGCCGGGCATGGCCCCCATGCGGACCGCCGCCGAACTGGGCTTCGACGACAGCCGCTACGAGGTTCCGGACGACCTGCGCGATCTGGACCCGGTGGGCCGCTCCCTGATGCGCGAGGAGCGTCGAGCGGCCCTCGAGTCCCAGAACCAGAACCCGCAGCTGCCCGCCGCCGAGGCGCCACGCTACGGCGACGACTTCCAGTCGCCCGAGCCGTCCTACGACAACGGCGCGACGGCCTATGCGGACCCTCAGCGGTCGTTCGACCAGCAGACGTCGTACGAGCAGCCGCAGCAGCCGTACGACGAGACGTACTTCGGCTCCACGGGCGGCACGGCGAACGGCAACGGGCACCTGCCGGGCGGGAACGACACGTTCACCGCTACCGGCGGTTACCCCGAGCCCGCCTATGAGGAGCCCGTCCAGGAGGACCACGCGGCGACCGCCTCGACGGCCCCGGAGACATACGCGGGCTTCGAAGAGCCGTCCTATCAGGACGACTGGCCGCAGCAGCAGGGCTACCAGAGCTCCTACGGCTCCGAGTACGCTCCGGAACCGGAATCCGCGCAGGCCGCTGACGTGAAGGAGTCGGACCGCGTAGGCTTCGACCATCCGGGACCCACCCCCTCCGCCGGCCACGCGCTGACCGACGCCGGCCTGCCCCGCCGCGGATCCACCGCGGGCGCGGGCGGCACCAGCGCGGGCGCCGTGAACGGACGGCAGGACGGGGCCCAGGACCAGCCGACGGCCGGGGGGCCGAACGGCGACTGGCGCTCGGCCAACGACCAGCGCTGGCAGCAGGCCTCCCAGCTGAAGAAGCCGAAGGCGGGCGGGGTCACCTCCTCCGGCCTGCCACGGCGGGTGCCCAAGGCCAACCTGGTCGAGGGAGCCGCCAGGACGACCCCGCAGGGAGGTCCACAGATCTCCCGCGCTCCCGAGGACGTCAGGGGCAGGCTGAGCAACCTGCGCCAGGGGGTCCAGCGCGGGCGCAACGCAGGCAGTGAAACGAACGGCCAGGCCACTGGGAATCACCACAGTGGTCCTGACAGCACCTACAACCAGGAGCGTTAG
- a CDS encoding roadblock/LC7 domain-containing protein → MSQAAQNLNWLITNFVDNTPGVSHTVVVSADGLLLAMSEGFPRDRADQLAAVASGLTSLTAGASRIFEGGSVNQTVVEMERGFLFIMSISDGSSLAVLAHPEADIGLVGYEMALLVDRAGTVLTPDLRAELQGSLLN, encoded by the coding sequence ATGAGCCAGGCGGCGCAGAACCTGAACTGGTTGATCACCAATTTCGTGGACAACACCCCCGGGGTGTCGCACACGGTGGTGGTCTCCGCCGACGGACTCCTTCTGGCGATGTCCGAAGGGTTTCCGCGTGACCGAGCCGACCAGCTGGCGGCCGTCGCGTCGGGTCTGACCTCTCTGACCGCGGGCGCCTCCCGCATTTTCGAAGGTGGAAGCGTCAATCAGACGGTTGTGGAGATGGAGCGGGGGTTCCTCTTCATCATGTCCATTTCCGACGGATCCTCGCTCGCCGTTCTCGCACATCCGGAAGCCGACATCGGTCTCGTGGGGTACGAGATGGCTCTTCTGGTGGACCGTGCCGGTACGGTCCTGACGCCCGATCTTCGTGCGGAGCTCCAGGGCAGCCTGCTCAACTAA
- a CDS encoding ATP/GTP-binding protein yields MDFASSSGGPSRSTTSAKIVVAGGFGVGKTTFVGAVSEINPLRTEAVMTSASAGIDDLTHTGDKTTTTVAMDFGRITLDQDLILYLFGTPGQDRFWFMWDDLVRGAIGAIVLVDTRRLADCFPAVDYFENSGLPFVIALNGFDGQQPYNPDEVREALQIGPDTPIITTDARHRSDAKSALITLVEHALMARLR; encoded by the coding sequence GTGGACTTCGCAAGCTCTAGCGGCGGTCCTTCCCGCTCCACCACCTCGGCGAAGATCGTGGTGGCGGGTGGCTTCGGCGTGGGTAAGACCACGTTCGTCGGGGCCGTCTCGGAGATCAACCCGCTGCGTACCGAGGCCGTCATGACGTCCGCGTCGGCGGGCATCGACGACCTCACCCACACCGGGGACAAGACGACCACCACGGTCGCCATGGACTTCGGCCGCATCACCCTGGACCAGGACCTCATCCTGTACCTGTTCGGCACCCCCGGTCAGGACCGCTTCTGGTTCATGTGGGACGACCTCGTCCGCGGCGCCATCGGCGCGATCGTCCTGGTCGACACCCGCCGTCTCGCCGACTGCTTCCCGGCGGTCGACTACTTCGAGAACAGCGGCCTGCCCTTCGTCATCGCGCTCAACGGCTTCGACGGCCAGCAGCCGTACAACCCGGACGAAGTCCGGGAAGCTCTCCAGATCGGGCCGGACACGCCGATCATCACCACGGACGCGCGGCATCGGTCGGACGCGAAGAGCGCGCTGATCACCCTGGTCGAACACGCACTGATGGCCCGCCTGCGGTAG
- a CDS encoding acyl-CoA carboxylase epsilon subunit has protein sequence MNVPDIRVEKGHAEPEEVAAITALLLARAAARPADAAPVHRGRARAGWRRLERERGFRAPHSWR, from the coding sequence ATGAACGTTCCTGACATCCGCGTCGAGAAGGGCCACGCCGAGCCCGAGGAAGTGGCCGCGATCACCGCCCTGCTCCTCGCCCGCGCCGCCGCCCGGCCCGCCGATGCCGCCCCGGTCCACCGGGGCCGTGCCCGCGCAGGCTGGCGTCGCCTGGAGCGCGAGCGGGGCTTCCGGGCGCCGCACAGCTGGCGGTAG
- a CDS encoding acyl-CoA carboxylase subunit beta, which yields MTVLDEAPGEPTDARGRVAELHEIRAQALAGPSEKATEAQHAKGKLTSRERIELLLDPGSFNEVEQLRRHRATGFGLEARKPFTDGVVTGWGTVEGRTVFVYAHDFRIFGGALGEAHATKIHKIMDMAIAAGAPLVSLNDGAGARIQEGVSALAGYGGIFQRNTRASGVIPQISVMLGPCAGGAAYSPALTDFVFMVRETSQMFITGPDVVKAVTGEEITQNGLGGADVHAETSGVAHFAYDDEETCIAEVRYLLSMLPQNNRENPPRVEASDPADRRGEVLLDLVPADGNRPYDMAKVIEEIVDDGDYLEVHERWARNIICALGRLDGQVVGIVANQPQTLAGVLDIEASEKAARFVQMCDAFNIPIVTLLDVPGFLPGVDQEHGGIIRHGAKLLYAYCNATVPRISLILRKAYGGAYIVMDSQSIGADLTYAWPTNEIAVMGAEGAANVIFRRQIAEAEDPEAMRVRMVKEYKAELMHPYYAAERGLVDDVIDPADTRAILIRSLAMLHTKHADLPSRKHGNPPQ from the coding sequence ATGACCGTTTTGGATGAGGCACCGGGTGAGCCGACGGACGCGCGCGGGCGGGTGGCCGAGCTGCACGAGATTCGTGCCCAGGCGTTGGCCGGCCCGAGCGAGAAGGCGACCGAGGCGCAGCACGCCAAGGGCAAGCTGACCTCCCGGGAGCGCATCGAGCTGCTGCTGGACCCGGGCTCCTTCAACGAGGTCGAGCAGCTGCGCCGGCACCGGGCCACCGGATTCGGTCTGGAGGCCAGGAAGCCGTTCACCGACGGTGTCGTCACCGGCTGGGGCACGGTGGAGGGCCGTACGGTCTTCGTCTACGCCCATGACTTCCGTATCTTCGGCGGCGCCCTCGGCGAGGCCCACGCCACGAAGATCCACAAGATCATGGACATGGCCATCGCGGCAGGTGCCCCGCTGGTCTCGCTGAACGACGGCGCCGGCGCCCGTATCCAGGAGGGCGTCTCCGCCCTCGCCGGGTACGGCGGCATCTTCCAGCGCAACACCAGGGCGTCCGGTGTCATCCCGCAGATCAGCGTGATGCTCGGCCCGTGTGCGGGCGGTGCGGCCTACAGCCCCGCCCTCACGGACTTCGTGTTCATGGTCCGCGAGACGTCCCAGATGTTCATCACCGGCCCGGACGTCGTCAAGGCGGTCACCGGCGAGGAGATCACCCAGAACGGCCTCGGCGGCGCGGACGTGCACGCCGAGACCAGCGGCGTGGCCCACTTCGCGTACGACGACGAGGAGACGTGCATCGCCGAGGTGCGCTACCTCCTGTCGATGCTCCCGCAGAACAACCGCGAGAACCCGCCCCGCGTGGAGGCCTCCGACCCGGCGGACCGCCGTGGCGAGGTCCTGCTGGACCTGGTCCCGGCCGACGGTAACCGGCCGTACGACATGGCCAAGGTCATCGAGGAGATCGTCGACGACGGCGACTACCTGGAGGTCCACGAGCGCTGGGCCCGCAACATCATCTGCGCCCTCGGCCGGCTCGACGGCCAGGTGGTCGGCATCGTCGCCAACCAGCCGCAGACGCTGGCAGGGGTCCTGGACATCGAGGCATCGGAGAAGGCCGCCCGCTTCGTGCAGATGTGCGATGCCTTCAACATCCCGATCGTCACTCTTCTGGACGTTCCCGGCTTCCTGCCCGGCGTCGATCAGGAGCACGGTGGAATCATCCGCCACGGCGCGAAGCTGCTGTACGCGTACTGCAACGCGACCGTTCCCCGGATCTCCCTGATCCTTCGGAAGGCGTACGGAGGTGCCTACATCGTCATGGACAGCCAGTCCATCGGTGCGGACCTCACGTACGCGTGGCCGACCAACGAGATCGCCGTCATGGGCGCCGAAGGTGCCGCCAACGTCATCTTCCGGCGGCAGATCGCCGAGGCCGAGGACCCCGAGGCGATGCGGGTCCGGATGGTCAAGGAGTACAAGGCCGAGTTGATGCACCCGTACTACGCGGCCGAGCGCGGCCTCGTCGACGACGTGATCGACCCGGCGGACACCCGCGCGATCCTCATCCGCTCCCTCGCGATGCTCCACACCAAGCACGCCGACCTGCCGTCCCGCAAGCACGGCAACCCACCGCAGTAA
- a CDS encoding glycoside hydrolase family 3 N-terminal domain-containing protein, translated as MRNRRTPLLVSAALLTGLIPLSFAPTATAATPAKVTTDATVYPVAEGATARIRVTVTGTVTEPVTVAYRTTADPDHIPADGTLAFPAGTPSGTSRTLAVRTQRDTSAETAETVPVRLTVTGAEPPAETPTVVIGAHGLPYLDPELPVRERVADLLSRMTLEEKAGQMTQAERGALATPADITAYGLGSILSGGGSTPVRNTPEAWAEMIDGFQRRALATRLQIPLIYGVDAVHGHNNLVGATITPHNIGLGASRDPQVAYEMGALTAAETRATGIPWNFAPCLCVTRDDRWGRAYESFGEDPALVTSMETMIQGLQGAPDGRDLARSDKLLATAKHFVGDGGTAYGSSTTGTYTIDQGVTEVTRRELEAVHLSPYQEAVDRGVGSVMPSFSSLDILGDGKGAVKVHARADMINGVLKDRMGFDGFVISDWQAIDQIPGDYASDVRTSVNAGLDMIMVPYAYGDFHRTLVAEVRAGRVSERRVDDAVSRILTQKFRLGLFEKPYADTSGIPAIGSAEHRSAAREAVAKSQVLLKNKGGVLPLSKSQKVYVAGSNADDVGNQSGGWTITWQGSSGDITEGTTILQGIRKAGGKSVTYSKDASAPTSGHDVGVVVVGETPYAEGFGDVGNGHDLELSAADKASVDKVCGAMKCAVLIVSGRPQLVGDRLGAMDALVASWLPGSEGDGVADVLYGERPFTGRLPVTWPRSQTQVPINVGDTAYDPQFPYGWGLTTKGAAPERGAHAAVLKARQLVQRKVGQDVRMTQAVAKPFAQADHLLLTGRYTAALAKLGEAYRAA; from the coding sequence ATGCGGAACCGAAGAACGCCGTTGCTCGTCTCGGCCGCCCTGCTCACCGGCCTGATCCCCCTGTCGTTCGCTCCCACGGCGACGGCGGCCACCCCCGCGAAGGTGACCACCGACGCCACCGTGTACCCGGTGGCGGAGGGCGCCACGGCCCGCATCCGGGTCACCGTCACCGGCACGGTCACCGAGCCCGTAACCGTGGCGTACCGGACGACCGCCGACCCCGACCACATCCCGGCCGACGGCACCCTGGCCTTCCCGGCGGGCACCCCGTCCGGCACCTCCCGCACCCTCGCCGTGCGCACCCAGCGCGACACTTCGGCGGAGACGGCCGAGACGGTCCCCGTCCGGCTCACCGTCACCGGCGCCGAGCCCCCCGCCGAGACCCCGACGGTCGTCATCGGCGCCCACGGCCTGCCGTACCTGGACCCGGAGCTGCCGGTGAGGGAACGGGTGGCGGACCTCCTCTCCCGGATGACCCTGGAGGAGAAGGCCGGCCAGATGACCCAGGCCGAGCGCGGCGCCCTGGCGACCCCCGCCGACATCACGGCGTACGGCCTCGGCTCGATCCTCTCCGGCGGCGGCTCGACCCCCGTGCGGAACACGCCCGAGGCCTGGGCCGAGATGATCGACGGCTTCCAGCGCCGTGCGCTGGCCACGCGGTTGCAGATCCCGCTGATCTACGGGGTGGACGCGGTCCACGGCCACAACAACCTCGTCGGCGCCACGATCACCCCGCACAACATCGGCCTGGGCGCCTCCCGGGACCCGCAGGTCGCCTACGAGATGGGTGCGTTGACGGCGGCCGAGACCCGGGCCACCGGCATCCCGTGGAACTTCGCACCCTGTCTGTGCGTGACGCGCGACGACCGCTGGGGCCGCGCGTACGAGTCCTTCGGCGAGGACCCGGCGCTTGTGACGTCCATGGAGACGATGATCCAGGGCCTCCAGGGCGCCCCCGACGGCCGGGACCTGGCCCGGAGCGACAAGTTGCTCGCCACCGCCAAGCACTTCGTCGGCGACGGCGGCACCGCGTACGGCTCGTCCACGACCGGGACGTACACGATCGACCAGGGCGTCACCGAGGTCACCCGCCGGGAGCTTGAGGCGGTTCATCTCTCGCCGTACCAGGAGGCCGTGGACCGGGGCGTCGGCTCGGTCATGCCGTCGTTCTCGTCCCTCGACATCCTCGGCGACGGCAAGGGCGCGGTGAAGGTGCACGCCCGCGCAGACATGATCAACGGCGTCCTCAAGGACCGCATGGGCTTCGACGGCTTCGTCATCAGCGACTGGCAGGCCATCGACCAGATCCCCGGCGACTACGCCTCCGACGTCCGTACGTCGGTCAACGCCGGTCTCGACATGATCATGGTCCCGTACGCGTACGGCGACTTCCACCGGACCCTCGTCGCCGAGGTGAGGGCCGGTCGCGTCAGCGAGCGGCGGGTGGACGACGCGGTATCGCGCATCCTCACGCAGAAATTCCGGCTCGGGCTCTTCGAGAAGCCGTACGCCGACACGAGCGGCATCCCCGCCATCGGCTCGGCCGAGCACCGCTCGGCGGCCCGCGAGGCGGTGGCGAAGTCGCAGGTCCTGCTGAAGAACAAGGGCGGGGTCCTGCCCCTGAGCAAGTCCCAGAAGGTGTACGTGGCCGGCTCGAACGCCGACGACGTCGGCAACCAGTCCGGCGGCTGGACGATCACCTGGCAGGGCTCCTCCGGTGACATCACCGAGGGCACGACGATCCTTCAGGGCATCCGGAAGGCCGGCGGGAAGAGCGTCACCTACTCGAAGGACGCCTCCGCCCCGACGTCCGGCCATGACGTGGGCGTGGTCGTCGTCGGTGAGACACCGTACGCCGAGGGCTTCGGCGACGTCGGCAACGGCCACGACCTGGAGCTGAGCGCCGCCGACAAGGCATCCGTGGACAAGGTGTGCGGCGCCATGAAGTGCGCGGTGCTGATCGTCTCCGGGCGCCCCCAGCTCGTCGGCGACCGGCTCGGCGCCATGGACGCGCTCGTCGCCTCCTGGCTCCCCGGTTCCGAGGGTGACGGCGTCGCGGACGTCCTCTACGGGGAGCGGCCCTTCACCGGTCGGCTCCCCGTCACCTGGCCCAGGTCGCAGACCCAGGTGCCGATCAACGTCGGTGACACGGCGTACGACCCGCAGTTCCCGTACGGCTGGGGTCTGACGACGAAGGGGGCGGCACCCGAGCGGGGCGCACACGCGGCGGTGCTCAAGGCACGGCAGCTGGTGCAGCGGAAGGTGGGCCAGGACGTCCGTATGACGCAGGCGGTCGCGAAACCCTTCGCACAGGCCGACCACCTGCTGCTCACGGGCCGCTACACGGCGGCCCTCGCGAAGCTGGGAGAGGCGTACCGGGCGGCTTGA